One window of Cygnus olor isolate bCygOlo1 chromosome 28, bCygOlo1.pri.v2, whole genome shotgun sequence genomic DNA carries:
- the PIP5K1A gene encoding phosphatidylinositol 4-phosphate 5-kinase type-1 alpha isoform X3 yields MAAAGPEPGDSGGGGLGGSSTFKKSLTPEMPGSSGQPGSQTIKKGHRGVDSTGETTYKKTTSSALKGAIQLGITHTVGSLSTKPERDVLMQDFYVVESIFFPSEGSNLTPAHHYNDFRFKTYAPVAFRYFRELFGIRPDDYLYSLCSEPLIELSNSGASGSLFYVSSDDEFIIKTVQHKEAEFLQKLLPGYYMNLNQNPRTLLPKFYGLYCVQAGGKNIRIVVMNNLLPRSVKMHLKYDLKGSTYKRRASQKEREKVFPTYKDLDFMQDIPDGLFLDSDMYNALCKTLQRDCLVLQSFKIMDYSLLVAIHNIDLAQREHALADGTSQTDTRRPAAQKALYSTAMESIQGEARRGGTIETDDQMGGIPARNAKGERLLLYIGIIDVLQSYRFVKKLEHSWKALVHDGDTVSVHRPSFYAERFQRFMCNTAFKKIPLKPSPSKKSRSGTAVPRRSCQGGVPFQSHMSCETKAQVTTEVDVEQDLLPRTLPVDEANSDSVATTLSTSSLGSGGLNSPANRSVGVQVHKADSSAKDLTRAATGIFLPSGSPGPSIPEHSSELREQFEDLQETEISF; encoded by the exons atggcggcggcggggccggagccggggGACAGCGGAGGCGGCGGCCTGGGGG GATCATCTACTTTCAAAAAATCGCTCACGCCTGAG ATGCCAGGTTCTTCGGGACAGCCAGGCtcacagacaataaaaaaaggGCACAGAGGAGTGGATTCCACAGGCGAGACTACCTATAAAAAG ACAACATCATCTGCCTTGAAAGGTGCCATTCAGCTGGGCATTACACACACAGTTGGAAGCTTGAGCACCAAACCTGAAAGAGATGTTCTCATGCAAGATTTCTACGTGgtagaaagtattttcttcccaag TGAAGGGAGCAACCTGACCCCGGCTCATCACTACAATGATTTTCGGTTCAAAACCTATGCTCCAGTGGCCTTTCGTTATTTCCGGGAGCTGTTTGGGATCCGACCTGATGACTATCTG TACTCGCTCTGTAGTGAGCCACTCATCGAACTTTCTAACTCCGGGGCGAGCGGATCCCTCTTCTACGTATCCAGTGACGATGAGTTTATCATCAAAACAGTTCAGCACAAAGAGGCTGAGTtcttgcagaagctgctgcctggctACTATATG AACTTGAACCAGAACCCAAGGACGCTGCTGCCAAAGTTTTATGGCTTGTACTGTGTCCAAGCCGGGGGCAAAAACATTCGGATTGTTGTGATGAACAACCTTCTGCCACGCTCTGTGAAAATGCACCTGAAATACGACCTGAAGGGCTCCACCTACAAACGTCGAGCGTCCCAGAAGGAACGGGAGAAGGTCTTCCCAACATACAAGGACTTGGATTTTATGCAGGACATCCCTGATGGCCTCTTCTTAGATTCAGACATGTATAACGCTCTGTGCAAAACGTTACAGAGAGACTGTTTG GTCCTGCAGAGTTTTAAAATCATGGATTATAGCTTGCTTGTGGCAATCCATAACATTGATCTGGCACAGAGAGAGCATGCGTTGGCAGATGGGACATCTCAGACCGACACGCGGCGACCCGCTGCCCAGAAGGCCCTCTACTCTACAGCCATGGAATCCATCCAAGGAGAGGCCCGGCGAGGTGGCACCATAGAGACAGATGACCA GATGGGAGGCATTCCAGCCCGTAACGCGAAGGGGGAGAGACTGCTCCTTTACATTGGCATCATTGATGTGCTGCAGTCCTACAG atTTGTCAAGAAGCTAGAGCATTCTTGGAAGGCCCTTGTACATGATGGG GACACTGTGTCTGTGCACAGACCCAGCTTCTATGCCGAAAGATTCCAACGGTTCATGTGCAACACAGCATTCAAGAAAATACCAT TAAAGCCATCCCCTTCTAAGAAGAGCCGGTCTGGCACCGCAGTTCCTCGTCGAAGCTGTCAAGGAGGAGTGCCTTTCCAGTCACATATGTCATGTGAGACAAAAGCACAAGTAACAACGGAGGTGGATGTAGAGCAAG ATCTCCTGCCCAGGACTCTGCCAGTAGATGAAGCTAACAGCGATTCCGTCGCAACAACCCTGTCCACTTCTTCCTTGGGCAGCGGAGGCCTCAACTCACCCGCAAACAG GTCAGTGGGCGTACAAGTGCATAAAGCTGACAGCTCAGCAAAGGATTTGACTAGAGCAGCTACCGGCATCTTCTTGCCTAG TGGCTCCCCAGGGCCTTCAATACCCGAGCACTCCTCAGAACTGAGGGAACAGTTCGAAGACCTGCAGGAGACGGAGATAAGCTTT tga
- the PIP5K1A gene encoding phosphatidylinositol 4-phosphate 5-kinase type-1 alpha isoform X5 translates to MPGSSGQPGSQTIKKGHRGVDSTGETTYKKTTSSALKGAIQLGITHTVGSLSTKPERDVLMQDFYVVESIFFPSEGSNLTPAHHYNDFRFKTYAPVAFRYFRELFGIRPDDYLYSLCSEPLIELSNSGASGSLFYVSSDDEFIIKTVQHKEAEFLQKLLPGYYMNLNQNPRTLLPKFYGLYCVQAGGKNIRIVVMNNLLPRSVKMHLKYDLKGSTYKRRASQKEREKVFPTYKDLDFMQDIPDGLFLDSDMYNALCKTLQRDCLVLQSFKIMDYSLLVAIHNIDLAQREHALADGTSQTDTRRPAAQKALYSTAMESIQGEARRGGTIETDDQMGGIPARNAKGERLLLYIGIIDVLQSYRFVKKLEHSWKALVHDGDTVSVHRPSFYAERFQRFMCNTAFKKIPLKPSPSKKSRSGTAVPRRSCQGGVPFQSHMSCETKAQVTTEVDVEQGSHLGRPDLLPRTLPVDEANSDSVATTLSTSSLGSGGLNSPANRSVGVQVHKADSSAKDLTRAATGIFLPSGSPGPSIPEHSSELREQFEDLQETEISF, encoded by the exons ATGCCAGGTTCTTCGGGACAGCCAGGCtcacagacaataaaaaaaggGCACAGAGGAGTGGATTCCACAGGCGAGACTACCTATAAAAAG ACAACATCATCTGCCTTGAAAGGTGCCATTCAGCTGGGCATTACACACACAGTTGGAAGCTTGAGCACCAAACCTGAAAGAGATGTTCTCATGCAAGATTTCTACGTGgtagaaagtattttcttcccaag TGAAGGGAGCAACCTGACCCCGGCTCATCACTACAATGATTTTCGGTTCAAAACCTATGCTCCAGTGGCCTTTCGTTATTTCCGGGAGCTGTTTGGGATCCGACCTGATGACTATCTG TACTCGCTCTGTAGTGAGCCACTCATCGAACTTTCTAACTCCGGGGCGAGCGGATCCCTCTTCTACGTATCCAGTGACGATGAGTTTATCATCAAAACAGTTCAGCACAAAGAGGCTGAGTtcttgcagaagctgctgcctggctACTATATG AACTTGAACCAGAACCCAAGGACGCTGCTGCCAAAGTTTTATGGCTTGTACTGTGTCCAAGCCGGGGGCAAAAACATTCGGATTGTTGTGATGAACAACCTTCTGCCACGCTCTGTGAAAATGCACCTGAAATACGACCTGAAGGGCTCCACCTACAAACGTCGAGCGTCCCAGAAGGAACGGGAGAAGGTCTTCCCAACATACAAGGACTTGGATTTTATGCAGGACATCCCTGATGGCCTCTTCTTAGATTCAGACATGTATAACGCTCTGTGCAAAACGTTACAGAGAGACTGTTTG GTCCTGCAGAGTTTTAAAATCATGGATTATAGCTTGCTTGTGGCAATCCATAACATTGATCTGGCACAGAGAGAGCATGCGTTGGCAGATGGGACATCTCAGACCGACACGCGGCGACCCGCTGCCCAGAAGGCCCTCTACTCTACAGCCATGGAATCCATCCAAGGAGAGGCCCGGCGAGGTGGCACCATAGAGACAGATGACCA GATGGGAGGCATTCCAGCCCGTAACGCGAAGGGGGAGAGACTGCTCCTTTACATTGGCATCATTGATGTGCTGCAGTCCTACAG atTTGTCAAGAAGCTAGAGCATTCTTGGAAGGCCCTTGTACATGATGGG GACACTGTGTCTGTGCACAGACCCAGCTTCTATGCCGAAAGATTCCAACGGTTCATGTGCAACACAGCATTCAAGAAAATACCAT TAAAGCCATCCCCTTCTAAGAAGAGCCGGTCTGGCACCGCAGTTCCTCGTCGAAGCTGTCAAGGAGGAGTGCCTTTCCAGTCACATATGTCATGTGAGACAAAAGCACAAGTAACAACGGAGGTGGATGTAGAGCAAG GTTCCCACCTTGGTCGTCCAGATCTCCTGCCCAGGACTCTGCCAGTAGATGAAGCTAACAGCGATTCCGTCGCAACAACCCTGTCCACTTCTTCCTTGGGCAGCGGAGGCCTCAACTCACCCGCAAACAG GTCAGTGGGCGTACAAGTGCATAAAGCTGACAGCTCAGCAAAGGATTTGACTAGAGCAGCTACCGGCATCTTCTTGCCTAG TGGCTCCCCAGGGCCTTCAATACCCGAGCACTCCTCAGAACTGAGGGAACAGTTCGAAGACCTGCAGGAGACGGAGATAAGCTTT tga